A window of Gossypium raimondii isolate GPD5lz chromosome 7, ASM2569854v1, whole genome shotgun sequence genomic DNA:
TCGTTTGAACTTACAGGGGTTGGATCTGTGGTTGTAGGAATAGTAGATTAAGGTACTCGAGGAGGGACCTAGCCAGACCTTATTGAATCAAAAAACTTCGTAGTAAAGTGTCATGCACATAGGAATGAGGCACCTTTAGGAACTTCGCCCACGGGACGGTTATGttgtattcatttagatcaTCAGTGTTCGAAGTTTGAATAGTAAACTTtgtataagaattaaaatttgatgtaagtttaattttgtaataggtaatacgattttttttttaacttagtgAGATCATAGTATGAATGATAACTTGGTTCAATTGTGACGCCTGCGCCCGGATCTAAAGAACGGGTCGGGTGGGGGTGTTACACTTCCTCTCTAGTTTTGTGGATACTTGgttcttttgtcaatttttgcTTGCCATTTTGGACCATCCAATGTTGATTTCCTTATCATATTAAGTGCTCGCAATCACTTCAGATATGTTGTGTTTGAGTTATGACAGAGCCAATTGTCAATGTGccataatgttctattgatgctGATGCTGAGGTTGAAGACTTTGTTGTGTTGATGAAGCTTGTTTTTTGCCTCCTATGATGAatattcattgttttttttcctatggaatgaattaatgaattttcttttaaaaaattataatattaaaagttaataatacTTTACTTGAATATCATCTTGACCAACGTGATTAACTCTGATTCTAAAACGAATGAAAAGCTacgaaaataattttataaatagtatTGATATGAATGGAtgcataaaagaaaaacttgttAAATACATCgtttagaataaaaattataaaataaagggtaaattaagGCCATGCATCCTTTTTGTGAATCTGAGATGGCAATGCCTCTCAAAGCACTGCTTTTAAGTATATATGAAGGCATTGCATGATATGGCTGTGAACCTCTCGCTATCACTATCAGTCCCCTCTCTCACCCTAAAGCAAATCAAACCAACAATGGCCACTTCTCTCCTTTCGCTCTCCTTATTCCTTATCTCCTTCCCCTTTCTCCCCATCCAAACAGCACTTTCTTCTTCAACAGATTCCTTCGTGTTCGGGGGCTGCACCCAACAAAAGTACGCACCCGACTCGCCCTATGAGTCCAACCTCAACTCCTTGCTTACTTCCCTTGTTAACTCAGCCACTTATTCCTCCTACAACAACTTCACCATCGTGGGTTCAAGTCCCCAAGATGTTGTTTACGGCCTTTACCAGTGTCGTGGCGATCTCTCCATGCCGGACTGCGCCACCTGCGTTGCCCGTGCAGTGACCCAAACCGGTTCCTTATGCCCAACCTCCTGTGGTGGGGCGGTGCAGCTGCAAGGCTGCTTCATTAAGTACGACAACGCTACGTTCCTGGGAATTGAGGATAAGAATGTGGTGCTCAAGAAGTGTGGGCCGTCGGTGGAGTTTGAGAAGGAGTCGGAGATTGTAGGGGGTAGAGATGCGATGATGGCGGGGTTGATGGGCGGCGGAGGGCTGTTCAGAGTCGGTGGGTCGGGTGAAGTCCAGGGTTTGGCCCAATGTGTGGGGGAC
This region includes:
- the LOC105791218 gene encoding plasmodesmata-located protein 7 — protein: MKALHDMAVNLSLSLSVPSLTLKQIKPTMATSLLSLSLFLISFPFLPIQTALSSSTDSFVFGGCTQQKYAPDSPYESNLNSLLTSLVNSATYSSYNNFTIVGSSPQDVVYGLYQCRGDLSMPDCATCVARAVTQTGSLCPTSCGGAVQLQGCFIKYDNATFLGIEDKNVVLKKCGPSVEFEKESEIVGGRDAMMAGLMGGGGLFRVGGSGEVQGLAQCVGDLSLAECQDCLSSAIQRLKSECAAAAYGDMYLGKCYARFSTANDNGHYYPKSHNEKSGNDGEKTFAIIIGLLAGIALLIIFLAFLRKVVDRNGK